From the genome of Calditerricola satsumensis, one region includes:
- a CDS encoding 3D domain-containing protein, whose protein sequence is MSKMRMLRLLLVVLPGVALAWGTIAFGAPAPGLEGDDMEEDVLIADGRSPASDGAVVHVVQPGETVFRLSRWYGVTVEAIVAANRLASAELIRVGQSLIIPKPGDAVANPPVEKEKGDRHTVRTASLAASAAPGGGQGKVYTMTLTAYTAGPESTGKWPGHPAYGITASGERAVEGVTIAVDPRVIPLGSLVYIEGIGYRVAQDTGGAIKGNRIDVFFNDVREAVAFGVKRNVRVYVIE, encoded by the coding sequence ATGTCCAAGATGCGCATGCTTCGGCTTCTCCTGGTGGTCCTACCCGGCGTGGCGTTGGCGTGGGGAACGATCGCCTTTGGCGCGCCGGCTCCCGGTTTGGAGGGGGACGATATGGAGGAGGACGTCCTGATCGCAGACGGGCGTTCCCCAGCGTCCGATGGGGCTGTCGTGCACGTTGTGCAGCCGGGTGAGACGGTGTTTCGGCTGTCCCGGTGGTATGGCGTGACCGTCGAGGCCATTGTGGCGGCCAACCGCCTGGCGTCGGCCGAGCTCATTCGCGTCGGCCAGAGCCTGATCATCCCGAAACCGGGCGATGCGGTGGCGAACCCGCCGGTGGAGAAGGAAAAAGGGGACCGGCACACCGTGCGGACGGCTTCGCTTGCCGCCTCCGCGGCGCCCGGTGGCGGGCAGGGCAAGGTGTACACCATGACGTTGACGGCTTACACGGCCGGACCGGAGTCGACCGGCAAATGGCCCGGCCATCCGGCCTACGGGATCACGGCCAGCGGGGAGCGGGCGGTTGAGGGGGTCACCATCGCCGTCGATCCGCGGGTCATCCCGCTGGGATCGCTGGTGTACATCGAAGGCATCGGGTATCGCGTTGCCCAGGACACGGGGGGCGCGATCAAAGGGAACCGCATCGACGTGTTTTTTAACGACGTGAGGGAAGCCGTCGCGTTTGGCGTCAAGAGGAATGTCCGCGTGTACGTGATCGAATGA
- a CDS encoding CaiB/BaiF CoA transferase family protein has protein sequence MAHFRHGEGLLNGIRVLDFSRHLPGPFATRRLAEMGAEVVKVEQPDGDPGRHLGPRVGEVGALFATSHIGKKSICLDLRREADRDVAFRLAAVADVVVESFLPGKMAEWGLDYAAVRAVNPGVVYCSLTGYGQTGAWADRPGHDLNFLAASGMLAALAGPDAPPAVPGLPLADLIGGMAAAEAIVAALVRRARTGEGAHLDIAVTDQLIGLMALPILLAHSGTPETLTRFLRGTVCYNVYATRDGRHVALAALEAKFWRAFCEAVGRPEWLPHQFAPAADDHAVYRAVAELFAARTRDEWAAFAREVDCCLTPVYSPEEALASAHATSRRLAAHIIPKGKASVCEGKAEREGGEMRIPLTAAGRLAEGWGAESGRWPDLNEHADAVLKTWLAPENGPESSP, from the coding sequence ATGGCCCATTTTCGTCACGGAGAGGGGTTGTTAAACGGCATCCGCGTGCTCGATTTTTCCCGCCATCTCCCGGGGCCCTTTGCCACGCGGCGCCTGGCCGAAATGGGCGCGGAGGTGGTGAAGGTGGAGCAGCCCGACGGCGACCCCGGCCGCCATCTGGGCCCGCGTGTCGGCGAGGTGGGCGCGCTGTTTGCGACCAGCCACATCGGAAAGAAGAGCATCTGCCTCGACTTGCGGCGGGAAGCGGACCGCGACGTGGCCTTTCGCCTGGCGGCCGTCGCCGACGTGGTCGTGGAAAGCTTCTTGCCCGGGAAGATGGCCGAATGGGGCCTCGACTACGCCGCCGTTCGGGCGGTCAATCCGGGGGTGGTCTATTGTTCCCTCACCGGATACGGGCAAACCGGCGCATGGGCGGATCGGCCGGGCCATGATCTCAATTTTCTGGCGGCCAGCGGCATGCTCGCGGCCCTGGCTGGCCCGGATGCGCCCCCGGCGGTGCCGGGCCTGCCCCTGGCCGACCTGATTGGCGGGATGGCGGCGGCAGAGGCCATTGTGGCGGCCCTTGTCCGCCGCGCCCGCACCGGAGAAGGGGCCCATCTCGACATCGCCGTGACCGATCAGCTCATCGGACTGATGGCGCTGCCGATCCTGCTGGCCCACAGCGGAACCCCCGAGACGCTGACGCGGTTTTTGCGTGGCACGGTCTGCTACAACGTGTACGCCACGCGCGACGGGCGGCACGTCGCCTTGGCGGCGTTGGAGGCGAAATTCTGGCGCGCGTTTTGCGAGGCGGTCGGACGGCCGGAGTGGCTGCCCCATCAGTTTGCCCCGGCTGCAGACGACCATGCCGTGTACCGAGCCGTGGCCGAGCTGTTTGCCGCGCGCACGCGGGACGAGTGGGCGGCCTTCGCGCGCGAGGTGGATTGCTGCCTGACGCCGGTCTACTCCCCGGAGGAGGCGCTGGCGAGCGCGCATGCGACCTCGCGGCGGCTGGCCGCGCACATCATCCCTAAGGGGAAGGCGTCCGTTTGCGAAGGGAAGGCGGAACGGGAAGGGGGGGAAATGCGCATCCCGCTCACGGCCGCAGGGCGCTTGGCCGAAGGGTGGGGAGCGGAAAGCGGCCGTTGGCCGGATCTCAACGAACACGCCGACGCGGTGCTCAAGACGTGGTTGGCGCCCGAAAACGGGCCGGAATCATCCCCCTAA
- a CDS encoding flagellar motor protein, with protein MDRTTLLGIVIGVTSLVLGFVLEGGHIGALFQLTAALIVFGGTLGAVTISFPWSQLKKIPRMLKEAFTEPKRDPHKLIEELVELATVARREGLLALESRAMEHPHPFLREGLMMAVDGVDPQALKQILELTIDTREEEKLRAIRIFEAAGGFAPTMGIIGTVMGLVHVLSNINDPSNLGPAIAVAFIATLYGVASANLLYLPLANKLKARLQEERLELEMMLEGILSLQAGEHPQLIQTKLAAFVQGRVPAKAEREETAYAQAQSSRSA; from the coding sequence ATGGATCGCACCACGTTGCTCGGCATCGTCATCGGCGTCACCTCGCTGGTTCTCGGCTTTGTGCTCGAGGGCGGCCACATCGGTGCGCTCTTTCAGCTGACCGCGGCGCTCATCGTCTTTGGCGGAACGCTGGGCGCCGTCACGATCAGCTTCCCCTGGTCCCAGCTCAAAAAAATCCCCCGCATGTTGAAAGAGGCCTTCACGGAACCCAAGCGCGACCCCCACAAGCTGATCGAGGAATTGGTGGAGCTGGCCACCGTCGCACGGCGGGAAGGGCTCCTCGCCCTGGAGTCGCGCGCCATGGAACACCCTCACCCGTTTCTGCGCGAAGGGCTGATGATGGCCGTCGACGGCGTCGATCCCCAGGCGCTGAAGCAGATCCTTGAGCTCACCATCGACACGCGGGAAGAGGAAAAGCTTCGCGCGATCCGCATTTTTGAGGCGGCCGGCGGGTTTGCGCCGACCATGGGCATCATCGGCACGGTGATGGGGCTTGTCCACGTGCTCAGCAACATCAACGACCCCAGCAACCTCGGCCCGGCGATTGCCGTGGCGTTTATCGCCACGCTGTATGGTGTGGCGAGCGCCAACCTGCTGTACCTTCCCCTCGCCAACAAACTGAAAGCCCGCCTGCAGGAAGAGCGGTTGGAGCTGGAAATGATGCTGGAAGGCATCCTCTCCCTGCAAGCCGGCGAACACCCGCAGCTCATTCAGACCAAGCTCGCGGCCTTCGTGCAAGGGCGCGTTCCGGCCAAAGCGGAGAGGGAGGAGACCGCGTATGCGCAAGCGCAGAGCTCACGAAGCGCATGA
- a CDS encoding flagellar motor protein MotB: MRKRRAHEAHENHERWLITYADLITLLMIFFVVMYALSKLDQNKYAVFAQALQAEFRNADAILEAPSASAFQPTSPVDEAPTPRTGEGPDAIPSETKRHLLQRERELQQMQAELEKTIRAHGLEGRVSVANTPRGIVLRLNDLVLFELGKADLRPEALALLDELARLFSPIRGTISVEGHTDNIPIGPHSPFRDNWELSTARALSVVRYFTEVKGLDPRKFVAVGYGEYRPLVPNTSEQNRQKNRRVEIVILR; this comes from the coding sequence ATGCGCAAGCGCAGAGCTCACGAAGCGCATGAAAACCACGAGCGCTGGCTGATCACGTATGCCGACCTCATCACCCTGCTCATGATCTTCTTTGTCGTGATGTACGCGCTGAGCAAGCTCGACCAGAACAAATACGCCGTATTCGCCCAAGCCCTGCAAGCCGAATTTCGCAATGCGGACGCCATCCTGGAAGCCCCCTCGGCGTCCGCGTTTCAGCCAACCAGCCCGGTGGACGAGGCGCCGACGCCCCGAACGGGAGAAGGTCCCGACGCGATCCCGTCGGAAACGAAACGTCACCTCCTTCAGCGGGAACGGGAACTGCAACAGATGCAAGCCGAACTCGAGAAAACGATCCGCGCCCACGGCCTGGAAGGACGGGTCTCGGTGGCGAACACCCCGCGCGGCATCGTCCTGCGCCTCAACGACCTCGTGCTCTTCGAATTGGGAAAGGCCGACCTCCGTCCGGAAGCGCTCGCCCTGCTCGATGAGCTGGCCCGGCTGTTTTCCCCGATCCGCGGCACCATCAGCGTGGAAGGGCACACGGACAACATCCCCATCGGTCCCCATTCCCCCTTCCGGGACAACTGGGAGCTGTCCACCGCTCGGGCCCTGTCCGTGGTCCGGTATTTCACGGAAGTCAAAGGATTGGACCCGCGCAAATTTGTCGCCGTCGGCTACGGCGAATACCGCCCCCTCGTTCCCAACACGTCCGAGCAAAACCGGCAGAAGAACCGGCGCGTGGAAATCGTCATCCTTCGGTAA
- a CDS encoding carboxymuconolactone decarboxylase family protein, with protein MSSRTARYTWPATRSQRKWCSSTTFRARRPARSRNTSCASNSEPSCWKRGKRIRAPGVLDLKTKHLMGLAISLCTQDEYCMMVHTDLAVQHGATRREIEEVIGVAAALGGGVALSQGVTLCRTC; from the coding sequence ATGTCATCGCGTACTGCAAGGTACACCTGGCCAGCTACAAGAAGCCAAAGAAAGTGGTGTTCGTCGACCACATTCCGCGCACGCCGTCCGGCAAGATCCAGAAATACCTCCTGCGCGAGCAATTCGGAACCGTCTTGTTGGAAGAGGGGAAAGCGGATCAGAGCTCCGGGTGTGCTCGATCTGAAGACGAAGCACCTGATGGGGCTGGCCATCAGCCTGTGCACGCAAGACGAGTACTGCATGATGGTGCACACCGATCTGGCCGTCCAGCACGGCGCCACGCGGCGGGAGATTGAGGAAGTGATCGGCGTGGCTGCAGCCCTTGGCGGCGGGGTGGCCCTCTCCCAGGGCGTAACCCTGTGCAGGACATGTTGA
- a CDS encoding ABC transporter permease subunit, with protein sequence MLALVYNEILKVVRKKRFYVVLAILAVLIPVFTYAQYKTTVEQQKRLGTKDWRTIVQQEIVDLQNRLTSARLTDEWRRLLKIRLQQRQYYLDHDINPFAPGGVTFARVFLERSASLFVPLLVVVVAADMVSGEHTGGTIKLLLTRPVRRWKILLSKYLALLLFVSLIIAATVLLAYLISGLVFGYSGWTMPVLTGFQIVGETVRTDRVHVLPQGLYLLMQAGLVWYATVIVATLSFLLSVLLRSTAAAMGTMLSALIAGVILTEMVSSWQTAKYLFVVNLQLTDYLAGNAPPIEGMTLPFSLAVLGVWGAAALLAAFWVFTRQDMLT encoded by the coding sequence ATGCTGGCCCTGGTGTACAACGAAATCCTGAAAGTGGTGCGGAAGAAGCGGTTTTACGTCGTGCTGGCCATCTTGGCCGTGCTGATCCCCGTTTTCACCTATGCCCAGTACAAGACGACGGTGGAGCAGCAGAAGCGCCTGGGAACGAAGGACTGGCGGACGATCGTGCAGCAGGAGATCGTCGATCTGCAAAACCGGCTCACGAGCGCCCGCCTGACGGACGAATGGCGCCGCCTCCTCAAGATCCGCCTCCAGCAGCGGCAGTACTACCTCGACCACGACATCAACCCCTTCGCCCCCGGCGGGGTCACCTTTGCCCGCGTCTTTCTGGAGCGGTCCGCTTCGCTCTTCGTTCCGCTTCTTGTCGTCGTCGTGGCGGCGGACATGGTGTCGGGCGAGCACACCGGGGGGACGATCAAGCTGCTCCTCACGCGCCCGGTGCGACGATGGAAAATCCTGTTGAGCAAATACCTGGCCCTGCTCCTCTTCGTGTCGCTGATCATCGCCGCGACGGTGCTGCTGGCGTACCTCATCTCCGGTCTGGTGTTCGGCTACAGCGGCTGGACGATGCCCGTGCTGACCGGCTTCCAGATTGTCGGCGAGACCGTGCGGACCGATCGGGTTCACGTCCTCCCGCAGGGGCTGTACTTGCTCATGCAGGCGGGGCTGGTGTGGTACGCCACGGTTATCGTCGCCACGTTGTCGTTCCTCTTGTCCGTCCTGTTGCGCAGCACGGCGGCGGCCATGGGGACGATGCTGTCCGCCCTCATCGCCGGCGTCATCCTGACGGAGATGGTCTCCTCGTGGCAGACGGCCAAATACCTCTTCGTCGTTAACCTGCAGTTGACCGACTACCTGGCGGGGAACGCCCCGCCGATCGAAGGGATGACGCTGCCCTTTTCCCTCGCCGTGCTCGGCGTGTGGGGGGCGGCCGCGCTTCTTGCCGCCTTTTGGGTGTTCACCCGGCAGGACATGCTGACCTAG
- a CDS encoding LysM peptidoglycan-binding domain-containing protein, with amino-acid sequence MIRHIVQPGETLWSIAARYGLSVEAIMEANRLRDPNQFDVGQVLLVPVAPFSPAQQFPVAPFLPVQQQLPMPRIFNLERRVTRLEREINRLDRRIDRLEDRVRRLEQRR; translated from the coding sequence ATGATTCGGCACATTGTGCAACCCGGCGAGACGCTGTGGTCCATCGCCGCTCGTTACGGCTTGTCGGTTGAGGCGATCATGGAGGCCAACCGCCTGCGCGATCCGAATCAGTTCGATGTTGGCCAGGTCCTGCTGGTTCCCGTTGCCCCCTTCTCGCCCGCTCAGCAGTTTCCCGTTGCCCCCTTCTTGCCCGTTCAGCAGCAGCTGCCGATGCCTCGCATTTTCAATCTGGAGCGCCGCGTGACCCGCTTGGAGCGGGAAATCAACCGGCTAGATCGGCGGATCGACCGGCTGGAAGATCGCGTGCGGCGCCTCGAGCAGCGGCGCTAG
- a CDS encoding GDSL-type esterase/lipase family protein: MYRPGIVALGILALVLTLVWAGGFVLAVYDVVSARPPAAQPARPPSVVEPGSDTAIRLVGLGDSLTRGAGDSEGLGYLGRLRQRVAEARKKPVYVHNLAVNGYRSDQLLSRLQKEPAFRQTIARADLITLSIGGNDLRVAAQETGVDLAHARRVFDESLARVVRIVTELRAINPRAPIVYVGLYNPYATWPEGEAITALLERWNAEVAARTAHMPNVAVVPLVDLFQFHLDEYLAADRFHPNGAGYAAIAERIWQVVR, from the coding sequence GTGTACCGTCCAGGAATCGTCGCGCTCGGAATCCTCGCGCTCGTGCTGACCCTCGTTTGGGCCGGCGGATTTGTGCTGGCCGTATACGATGTGGTTTCCGCTCGCCCGCCGGCGGCCCAACCCGCTCGCCCGCCTTCGGTCGTGGAGCCGGGTTCCGATACGGCCATTCGCCTGGTGGGACTGGGCGATTCCCTGACGCGCGGAGCCGGGGATTCCGAAGGCCTTGGCTACCTCGGACGGTTGCGGCAGCGGGTGGCCGAGGCGCGGAAGAAGCCCGTGTATGTCCACAACCTCGCCGTCAACGGTTACCGGTCGGACCAGCTCCTCAGCCGTTTGCAAAAGGAACCCGCCTTCCGCCAGACGATTGCCCGGGCCGACCTGATCACGCTGTCCATCGGGGGCAACGATCTGCGCGTGGCCGCCCAGGAGACGGGCGTCGATTTGGCCCATGCCCGGCGCGTCTTCGACGAGAGCCTTGCCCGCGTGGTGCGCATCGTGACGGAGCTGCGGGCGATCAATCCCCGTGCCCCGATCGTCTACGTCGGCCTGTACAACCCGTATGCCACCTGGCCGGAGGGAGAGGCGATCACGGCGCTCCTCGAGCGGTGGAATGCCGAGGTGGCCGCGCGAACGGCCCATATGCCCAATGTGGCCGTCGTGCCGCTCGTTGACCTGTTCCAGTTTCACCTGGATGAATACCTGGCGGCGGACCGGTTCCATCCGAACGGCGCCGGATATGCCGCCATTGCCGAACGCATCTGGCAGGTGGTGCGGTGA
- a CDS encoding Nif3-like dinuclear metal center hexameric protein produces the protein MAVCHGQTVIQFLEAFAPKHLAVPDDRIGLQVGTLEKPVRRVMIALDVLEPVVDEAIAKGVDLIIAHHAPIFRPLTALRTDLPQGRLLAKLIRHDIAVYVAHTNLDVAPGGINDLMAERLGLLDTEVLDPLYEEKLKKIVVFVPKTHHRQVLDAMAEAGAGWIGNYSHCTFNVEGTGTFLPREGANPFIGQPGKLETVEEIRLETIVPEPLLKRVIQAMLKAHPYEEVAFDVYPVENAGRVYGLGRMGKLPEPLSLRALAEKVKEAFAVSAVRVVGDLDRQVETVAVLGGDGNKFVAKAARRGADVLITGDVYYHTAHDALALGLALIDPGHNVERIVKDALRARLAEELRRAGYATEVIASELSTDPFRFV, from the coding sequence ATGGCCGTCTGCCACGGACAGACGGTGATCCAATTCCTCGAGGCGTTTGCGCCCAAGCACCTGGCCGTCCCGGATGACCGCATCGGGCTGCAGGTGGGGACGCTGGAGAAACCGGTGCGGCGGGTGATGATCGCCCTCGATGTCCTCGAGCCGGTCGTCGACGAGGCCATCGCCAAGGGGGTCGACCTGATCATCGCCCACCACGCGCCGATTTTCCGCCCCTTGACCGCCCTGCGCACCGATTTGCCCCAGGGACGGCTCCTCGCCAAGCTGATCCGACACGACATCGCCGTCTACGTGGCCCATACGAACCTCGACGTCGCCCCCGGCGGCATCAACGACCTCATGGCCGAGCGGCTGGGGCTTTTGGACACGGAGGTCCTCGACCCGCTGTATGAGGAGAAGCTGAAGAAGATCGTCGTCTTCGTGCCCAAAACCCACCACCGTCAGGTCCTCGACGCCATGGCCGAGGCGGGAGCGGGGTGGATCGGCAACTACAGCCACTGCACGTTCAACGTGGAAGGGACGGGCACGTTCCTTCCGCGGGAGGGGGCCAACCCCTTTATCGGGCAGCCGGGCAAACTGGAGACGGTGGAGGAGATTCGCCTCGAGACGATCGTCCCCGAACCGCTGCTCAAACGCGTCATCCAGGCCATGCTGAAGGCCCACCCCTACGAAGAAGTGGCCTTCGACGTCTACCCGGTGGAGAACGCCGGGCGCGTCTACGGGCTGGGCCGCATGGGCAAGCTCCCCGAGCCCCTTTCGCTCCGCGCGCTGGCCGAGAAGGTGAAGGAGGCGTTTGCGGTGTCTGCCGTGCGCGTCGTCGGCGACCTCGACCGCCAAGTGGAAACGGTGGCCGTGTTGGGCGGCGACGGGAATAAATTTGTGGCGAAGGCGGCCCGGCGCGGCGCCGACGTGCTCATCACCGGCGATGTCTACTACCACACGGCCCACGACGCGCTGGCCCTGGGCCTTGCCCTTATCGATCCGGGGCACAATGTGGAGCGCATCGTGAAGGACGCCTTGCGCGCACGCCTCGCCGAGGAGCTCCGGCGCGCGGGCTACGCCACCGAGGTGATCGCCTCGGAGCTATCCACCGACCCGTTCCGGTTTGTGTAA
- a CDS encoding ABC transporter ATP-binding protein produces MNGGKQRREPVLAVRGLSKRIGRRTLVEGVTFDVYPGEVFGFLGPNGAGKTTTIRMLVGLIRPSSGSVTIAGFDVHRQPEEALRRIGCIVENPELYPFLSGRENLLHFARMIGGVPLARIEEVARIVGLERRLDDKVKTYSLGMRQRLGIAQALLARPELLILDEPTNGLDPSGIREMRELIRALAAEGLAVFVSSHLLAEVQLMCDRVALIHRGRILRIGRVDELLAEDEGRVAWHVDNAEVARRVLAAVPQVRVLDEDEGPANGKPAVVCHMPFDRIPEANRQLAAAQVAVYGIVRKVPTLEEWFLRLTEGEGIA; encoded by the coding sequence ATGAACGGAGGCAAACAGCGACGCGAACCGGTGTTGGCCGTGCGCGGGCTGTCCAAGCGCATTGGCCGGCGCACGCTGGTCGAGGGCGTGACCTTTGACGTGTACCCGGGGGAAGTGTTCGGCTTCCTCGGGCCAAACGGTGCCGGAAAGACGACGACCATCCGCATGCTGGTCGGCTTGATCCGCCCCTCAAGCGGATCGGTGACGATTGCCGGCTTTGACGTGCACCGGCAGCCGGAGGAAGCTTTGCGCCGCATCGGGTGCATTGTGGAGAACCCGGAACTCTATCCCTTTTTATCGGGGCGGGAGAACCTGCTTCACTTTGCGCGCATGATCGGCGGTGTGCCCCTAGCCCGCATTGAGGAGGTGGCCCGCATCGTGGGCCTGGAGCGGCGCCTGGACGACAAGGTAAAGACCTACTCCCTGGGCATGCGCCAGCGCTTGGGCATCGCGCAGGCGCTCCTCGCCCGTCCGGAGCTGCTCATTCTCGACGAGCCGACCAACGGCCTGGATCCGTCGGGCATCCGCGAGATGCGCGAGCTGATTCGAGCGCTGGCGGCCGAAGGCTTGGCGGTCTTCGTGTCGAGCCACCTCTTGGCCGAAGTGCAGTTGATGTGCGACCGGGTGGCCCTGATCCACCGCGGGCGGATCCTGCGCATCGGGCGGGTGGACGAGCTCTTGGCCGAAGACGAGGGGCGCGTGGCGTGGCACGTCGACAATGCCGAAGTTGCGCGGCGCGTGCTGGCCGCCGTTCCGCAGGTGCGGGTGCTGGACGAGGACGAAGGGCCGGCGAACGGGAAACCGGCCGTCGTCTGTCACATGCCCTTTGACCGCATTCCGGAGGCCAACCGCCAGCTGGCCGCCGCGCAGGTGGCCGTATACGGGATCGTGCGCAAGGTCCCGACCTTGGAAGAGTGGTTCCTGCGCCTGACCGAGGGAGAGGGGATCGCGTGA
- the pepF gene encoding oligoendopeptidase F — protein MAKEAGKAKTLPTREAIPERYKWRLEDLFASRDEWERVFQEAQGLIQQIAAYRGTLGQSGQRLLEALKLRDELELRVERLYAYARMRRDEDASRHDAQALSDRATTLLVQAEAALSFLEPEILAIPEERLRAWLEEVEGLSLYRTALENLLVLKPHVRSAEVEQLLAEAGELADAPRTVYGMLSDADLRFPTIRDERGDEVELTKGRYLTFLESPDRRVRREAFTALYRVYESKVHTFAALFAASVKKDVFFARARNYRSALEAALTPNRIPVAVYTQLIDTVRRHLPLLHRYLALRKKALGLDELHMYDLYVPLARLERTVPYEKAAELVTRALAVLGDDYVRVLKEAFASRWIDVYENRGKRSGAYSWGAYGTHPYVLLNYQGTLHDVFTLAHEMGHALHSHYSWTHQPYVYAHYRIFVAEVASTVNEILLVRHLLARTQDPTERLALLHHQLEQFRTTVYRQTMFAEFEKWAHEQVEGGQPLTAETLCARYRQLNVEYHGPAVTVDPQIAYEWARIPHFYTPFYVYQYATGYAAAIALAQGILERPKEAVSRYLDFLKSGSSDTPIALLQRAGVDMTRPEPIEKALAVFADLVDELERLVGA, from the coding sequence ATGGCCAAGGAGGCGGGCAAAGCGAAAACGCTGCCCACACGGGAGGCGATTCCCGAGCGGTACAAATGGCGGCTCGAGGACCTGTTTGCCAGCCGGGACGAGTGGGAACGCGTGTTTCAGGAAGCTCAGGGGCTAATCCAGCAGATCGCCGCCTACCGCGGGACACTCGGCCAGTCGGGCCAGCGCCTTCTCGAGGCGCTCAAGCTGCGCGACGAGCTGGAGCTGCGCGTCGAGCGGCTGTATGCCTACGCGCGCATGCGCCGCGACGAAGACGCGTCGCGTCACGACGCCCAGGCCCTGAGCGACCGGGCCACCACGCTCCTCGTGCAGGCGGAAGCGGCCCTCTCGTTCCTCGAGCCGGAGATCCTGGCCATTCCCGAAGAGCGGCTGCGGGCGTGGCTCGAGGAGGTGGAAGGCCTGTCCCTCTACCGGACGGCGCTGGAAAACCTCCTCGTCCTCAAGCCCCATGTACGCTCGGCGGAGGTGGAGCAGCTTCTGGCCGAGGCCGGCGAGCTGGCCGACGCGCCGCGCACGGTGTACGGCATGCTGTCCGATGCCGACCTGCGCTTTCCCACCATTCGCGACGAACGCGGCGACGAGGTGGAGCTGACGAAGGGGCGTTACCTCACCTTTCTGGAAAGCCCCGACCGGCGCGTGCGCCGGGAGGCCTTCACCGCACTCTACCGCGTCTACGAGAGCAAGGTGCACACCTTCGCCGCCTTGTTTGCGGCCAGTGTAAAGAAGGACGTCTTCTTCGCCCGTGCCCGTAACTACCGCTCCGCCCTCGAGGCGGCGCTGACGCCGAATCGCATTCCGGTGGCCGTCTACACGCAGCTCATCGACACCGTGCGCCGCCACCTGCCGCTTCTCCACCGGTACCTGGCGCTGCGCAAGAAGGCCCTCGGCCTTGACGAGCTTCACATGTACGACCTGTACGTGCCCCTGGCCCGCCTGGAGCGGACCGTTCCGTACGAGAAGGCGGCCGAGCTCGTGACGCGCGCCTTGGCGGTGCTCGGAGACGACTACGTGCGCGTGCTGAAGGAAGCCTTCGCCTCGCGGTGGATCGACGTGTACGAGAACCGCGGCAAGCGTTCCGGCGCCTACTCCTGGGGGGCCTACGGCACGCACCCCTACGTCCTCTTGAACTACCAGGGGACGCTGCACGACGTGTTTACGCTGGCCCACGAGATGGGCCACGCCCTCCACAGCCACTACTCGTGGACGCACCAGCCCTACGTGTACGCCCATTACCGCATCTTTGTCGCCGAAGTGGCCTCGACGGTGAACGAGATCCTGCTCGTGCGCCACCTGCTGGCGCGGACCCAGGATCCCACCGAGCGCCTGGCCCTTCTTCACCACCAACTGGAACAGTTCCGCACGACAGTGTATCGCCAGACGATGTTCGCCGAGTTCGAAAAATGGGCCCACGAGCAGGTGGAGGGCGGCCAGCCGCTGACGGCCGAGACCCTTTGCGCCCGCTACCGACAGCTCAACGTGGAGTATCATGGCCCGGCGGTCACCGTCGATCCGCAAATCGCCTACGAGTGGGCGCGCATTCCCCATTTCTACACGCCCTTCTACGTGTACCAGTACGCCACCGGCTACGCGGCGGCCATCGCCCTGGCGCAGGGCATCTTGGAGCGGCCAAAGGAGGCCGTATCACGCTACCTCGACTTTCTCAAGTCCGGCTCGTCCGACACGCCCATCGCCCTTTTGCAGCGCGCTGGCGTGGACATGACCCGTCCTGAACCCATCGAGAAGGCTTTGGCCGTGTTTGCCGACCTCGTCGACGAGCTGGAGCGGCTTGTGGGCGCCTGA
- a CDS encoding DJ-1/PfpI family protein, whose amino-acid sequence MAKVLILTGDAVEALEVFYPLYRLKEAGHEVHVAAPTKKTLRTVVHDFEPEWETYTEKPAYRLEADIAFADVKPEQYDGLILPGGRAPEYIRLNEHVPRIVGHFFEANKPIGAICHAALVFARLKEHLAGRKLTAYTACRPDVEALGASYVTEPLHVDGNLVSAHAWPDLPGFMKEFLRRLDESVANR is encoded by the coding sequence ATGGCCAAGGTGCTGATTCTCACCGGTGATGCGGTCGAAGCGCTGGAAGTCTTTTACCCGCTGTACCGTCTCAAGGAGGCGGGGCACGAGGTGCACGTGGCGGCGCCGACGAAGAAAACCTTGCGCACCGTCGTGCACGACTTCGAGCCGGAGTGGGAGACGTACACGGAGAAGCCGGCCTATCGCCTGGAGGCGGACATCGCCTTTGCCGACGTCAAGCCTGAGCAATACGATGGCCTGATCCTGCCCGGGGGCCGTGCGCCGGAATACATCCGGCTGAACGAACACGTGCCGCGCATCGTGGGCCACTTCTTTGAGGCCAACAAGCCCATCGGGGCCATCTGCCACGCCGCCCTCGTGTTTGCGCGGCTCAAGGAACATTTGGCCGGCCGGAAGCTGACGGCCTACACCGCCTGCCGCCCGGACGTTGAGGCCCTGGGCGCGTCCTATGTGACCGAGCCGCTCCATGTCGACGGCAACTTGGTGTCGGCCCACGCCTGGCCCGACCTTCCCGGGTTCATGAAGGAGTTCCTGCGGCGGCTTGACGAATCCGTCGCCAACCGATAA